A stretch of Aedes aegypti strain LVP_AGWG chromosome 2, AaegL5.0 Primary Assembly, whole genome shotgun sequence DNA encodes these proteins:
- the LOC5571888 gene encoding leucine-rich repeats and immunoglobulin-like domains protein sma-10 yields the protein MMHADKAASTLIETYSRILLVRQFAMDLQSSILTTILVIILQLHCGITWLFNCKRIGFGYYTVQKNCILENVLISNETTLYRVFFPPVDLEINYGSIRDFNRDVASRMSNKTKRLTISYSGVEHFFLRDTLEYAELMHNNISKVEFDSAEKLIVWMLRLNYNQLQDASFVSEIRSLVILGLSNNLISSVKWNIFSNLNRLKTLDLGGNLIKEIDCYGNLKLPSLRRLVLAENNIVHFDLSGVVMRDLKEFNISMNRIPTLNTFQLDKSFPTIEEVDLNNNPWNCGRQMQINSLLMFKRIKRHTSTTRTVCHEDFLEQMALSAPDGTDKLTNRLNSTEMLRLKQLKEHNIDTRLATAQKRVNFLEEIVNEIKEATLELLRKTKHLYEMNNLRMSRSINMHS from the exons ATGATGCATGCTGATAAGGCAGCATCGACTCTAATCGAAACGTACAGTAGAATACTACTCGTTCGTCAGTTTGCAATGGATTTGCAAAGCAGCATTCTTAC AACCATTCTGGTGATCATCCTTCAGCTCCACTGCGGAATCACCTGGTTGTTTAACTGCAAACGCATCGGCTTTGGATACTACACCGTCCAGAAAAATTGTATCCTGGAGAATGTCTTGATCAGCAACGAAACCACTCTGTACCGGGTGTTCTTTCCGCCGGTTGATCTGGAGATAAACTACGGCTCCATTCGGGATTTCAATCGTGACGTCGCATCTCGTATGAGCAACAAAACGAAACGACTGACCATTTCCTATTCAGGAGTGGAGCATTTTTTCCTGAGAGACACCTTGGAGTATGCTGAACTAATGCATAACAACATTTCGAAAGTGGAATTTGATTCGGCGGAAAAATTGATCGTTTGGATGCTGCGATTGAACTACAATCAGCTGCAAGATGCTTCGTTTGTGAGCGAAATCAGATCGCTGGTGATTCTTGGCTTGAGCAATAACTTGATAAGCAGTGTAAAATGGAACATATTTTCTAATCTGAATCGTCTGAAAACACTGGATCTTGGCGGTAATTTAATCAAAGAAATAGATtgttatggaaatttgaagcTCCCTTCTTTGAGAAGGTTGGTTTTGGCTGAAAATAACATTGTGCATTTTGATCTGAGCGGAGTTGTCATGAGAGATTTGAAAGAATTCAACATTTCAATGAATCGGATACCAACGCTCAATACATTCCAGTTGGATAAGAGCTTTCCTACCATCGAGGAAGTGGATTTGAATAATAATCCTTGGAACTGTGGTCGACAAATGCAAATCAACAGCTTATTGATGTTCAAACGAATCAAAAGACACACATCCACTACACGAACGGTTTGCcatgaagattttttggaacagATGGCTCTGAGTGCACCTGACGGAACTGATAAGTTGACGAATCGTCTTAACAGCACGGAAATGCTGCGTCTAAAACAGCTTAAAGAGCACAATATCGATACGCGTCTGGCGACTGCACAAAAGCGGGTCaactttttggaagaaattgtaAACGAGATAAAAGAGGCGACCCTGGAGCTTCTCAGGAAAACGAAACATTTGTACGAAATGAACAACCTACGAATGTCACGCAGCATAAATATGCACAGCTGA